The Brassica oleracea var. oleracea cultivar TO1000 chromosome C6, BOL, whole genome shotgun sequence genome includes a region encoding these proteins:
- the LOC106300676 gene encoding metal transporter Nramp2, translating to MENDVKVAEKVEEADRLLPPQSLPSNSDEEEPESESESEAAFESRDKIVIVDFESAGDPAAAPPFSWRKLWLFTGPGFLMSIAFLDPGNLEGDLQAGAIAGYSLLWLLMWATAMGLLIQMLSARVGVATGRHLAELCRDEYPTWARYLLWSMAELALIGADIQEVIGSAIAIQILSRGVLPLWAGVVITASDCFLFLFLENYGVRKLEAVFAVLIATMGLSFAWMFGETKPSGKELMIGILLPRLSSKTIRQAVGVVGCVIMPHNVFLHSALVQSRQIDPKRKSRVQEALNYYLIESSVALFISFMINLFVTTVFAKGFYGTEKANNIGLVNAGQYLQEKFGGGLLPILYIWGIGLLAAGQSSTITGTYAGQFIMGGFLNLRLKKWMRAVITRSCAIVPTMIVAIVFNTSEASLDVLNEWLNVLQSVQIPFALLPLLTLVSKEEVMGDFKIGPILQRIAWTVAALVMIINGYLLLDFFVSEVNGFMFGVTVCVWTTAYVAFIVYLISHSNFIPSPWSSSSSIELPKRVTVSNS from the exons ATGGAAAATGACGTCAAGGTCGCGGAGAAAGTGGAGGAAGCTGACCGCCTTCTTCCTCCCCAGTCTCTTCCCTCTAATTCCGACGAGGAAGAACCCGAATCCGAATCCGAATCAGAGGCCGCGTTCGAATCTCGTGACAAGATCGTGATCGTCGATTTCGAATCAGCCGGCGATCCCGCGGCAGCACCTCCTTTCTCGTGGCGGAAACTGTGGCTGTTCACGGGTCCAGGTTTCCTGATGAGCATAGCCTTCTTAGATCCAGGGAATCTAGAAGGAGATCTACAAGCTGGTGCCATCGCTGGCTATTCTCTCCTATGGCTCCTAATGTGGGCCACCGCTATGGGGTTACTGATTCAGATGCTCTCCGCTAGAGTCGGTGTCGCCACCGGTCGACATCTGGCTGAGCTCTGCCGCGACGAGTATCCGACTTGGGCGAGGTATTTGCTTTGGTCTATGGCCGAGCTCGCTCTGATCGGAGCTGATATTCAAGAGGTTATCGGTAGTGCGATAGCGATTCAGATTCTTAGCCGTGGCGTCTTGCCTCTCTGGGCCGGTGTTGTCATTACGGCGTCGGATTG TTTTTTATTTTTGTTTCTAGAGAATTATGGTGTGAGGAAGTTAGAAGCTGTTTTTGCAGTTTTGATTGCAACTATGGGTTTGTCTTTTGCTTGGATGTTTGGTGAAACCAAGCCAAGTGGAAAAGAACTTATGATAG GTATTTTACTTCCAAGACTTAGCTCAAAGACAATTAGACAAGCTGTAGGGGTTGTTGGCTGTGTCATAATGCCTCACAACGTGTTCTTGCATTCGGCTCTTGTACAGTCGAGGCAAATCGACCCAAAGAGGAAATCACGGGTCCAAGAAGCGCTAAATTACTATTTGATCGAGTCATCTGTCGCGCTCTTCATCTCTTTCATGATCAACTTGTTTGTGACTACTGTCTTTGCAAAAGGGTTTTACGGAACCGAGAAAGCTAACAACATTGGCTTAGTTAATGCTGGTCAGTATCTCCAAGAGAAGTTTGGAGGTGGGCTTCTTCCGATTCTCTATATCTGGGGAATAGGGTTGTTAGCAGCCGGACAAAGCAGTACGATAACCGGTACATATGCTGGACAGTTTATAATGGGAGGGTTTCTGAACCTTCGGCTTAAGAAATGGATGAGGGCAGTGATAACAAGAAGCTGTGCTATTGTGCCGACCATGATTGTGGCAATCGTGTTCAACACTTCCGAAGCTTCCTTGGATGTTTTGAATGAATGGCTCAATGTGCTTCAGTCTGTACAGATTCCTTTTGCTCTTCTCCCTCTTCTAACATTGGTATCTAAAGAAGAAGTTATGGGGGACTTCAAGATTGGACCTATTCTCCAG AGAATAGCTTGGACTGTGGCTGCACTTGTAATGATCATCAATGGGTACCTTCTGTTGGATTTCTTTGTATCAGAAGTGAACGGGTTTATGTTTGGAGTTACGGTCTGTGTCTGGACAACCGCTTATGTTGCCTTTATAGTCTACCTCATTTCACACAGCAACTTTATTCCTTCTCCTTGGTCTTCTTCCTCTTCCATAGAACTTCCCAAAAGAGTGACAGTTTCCAATAGCTAG
- the LOC106300678 gene encoding cyclin-A3-4-like isoform X2, with protein MSENTRMTRAATKRKASTAFATADENPVGKKRVVLGELTNVVAPNQEREIHKPKSTLTPAKKQTKNAPIPPPPGSVDPQMCGPYVADICAYLREMEGRLKQRPLHDYIEKVQNDITPSMRGVLVDWLVEVAEEYKLVSDTLYLTVSYVDRFLSAKPIHRQRLQLVGVSAMLIASKYEEISPPKVEDFVYITDNTFTRQDVVSMEADILLALQFELGCPTIKTFLRRFTRVAQEDFNESLLQLEFLCCYLSELSLLDYSCVKFLPSLLAASAVFLARFIIRPKQHPWSQMLEEYTKYKASDLQQCVGIIHDLYLSRRGNVLEAVRNKYKQHKFKCVATMPVSPELPLAFFEDVTIRDKA; from the exons ATGTCGGAGAATACGAGGATGACGAGGGCGGCGACGAAACGAAAAGCCTCCACAGCGTTTGCGACGGCGGACGAAAACCCAGTTGGCAAGAAGAGAGTTGTTCTCGGAGAGCTTACCAATGTCGTTGCACCCAATCAGGAAAGAGAGATCCACAAGCCTAAATCAACTCTCACCCCCGCGAAGAAGCAGACGAAGAATGCTCCGATACCTCCTCCTCCTGGATCCGTCGATCCTCAGATGTGTGGACCTTACGTCGCCGACATCTGTGCGTATCTCCGCGAAATGGAG GGGAGGCTGAAACAAAGACCTCTACATGATTATATTGAGAAGGTTCAGAATGATATAACGCCTAGCATGAGAGGGGTTTTGGTGGACTGGTTAGTGGAGGTTGCTGAGGAATACAAACTTGTCTCCGACACACTCTATCTCACTGTCTCCTATGTCGATAGATTCTTGTCTGCAAAGCCTATTCACAGGCAGAGGCTTCAGCTTGTGGGAGTTTCTGCTATGCTTATTGCCTC GAAATACGAAGAGATAAGTCCTCCTAAAGTGGAAGACTTTGTGTACATCACTGATAATACGTTTACAAGACAAGATGTGGTGTCCATGGAGGCTGATATACTTCTTGCTCTACAGTTTGAGTTAGGATGTCCAACCATTAAAACGTTCCTAAG ACGGTTCACAAGGGTTGCTCAAGAGGATTTCAAT GAGTCACTATTGCAGCTAGAGTTCCTCTGTTGCTATCTCTCAGAACTTAGTCTGTTGGATTATAGCTGCGTGAAGTTCTTGCCGTCTCTTTTGGCTGCTTCTGCTGTCTTTCTTGCCCGGTTCATCATCCGTCCAAAACAACACCCTTGG AGTCAAATGTTAGAAGAGTACACAAAGTACAAAGCGTCTGATCTGCAACAATGTGTGGGTATCATTCATGACTTGTATCTAAGCAGAAGAGGGAACGTTCTTGAAGCTGTTAGAAATAAATACAAGCAACATAAG TTCAAGTGTGTTGCAACCATGCCTGTTTCACCTGAACTGCCTCTTGCTTTCTTTGAGGATGTTACCATCAGAGACAAGGCGTAA
- the LOC106300678 gene encoding cyclin-A3-4-like isoform X1: MSENTRMTRAATKRKASTAFATADENPVGKKRVVLGELTNVVAPNQEREIHKPKSTLTPAKKQTKNAPIPPPPGSVDPQMCGPYVADICAYLREMEGRLKQRPLHDYIEKVQNDITPSMRGVLVDWLVEVAEEYKLVSDTLYLTVSYVDRFLSAKPIHRQRLQLVGVSAMLIASRKYEEISPPKVEDFVYITDNTFTRQDVVSMEADILLALQFELGCPTIKTFLRRFTRVAQEDFNESLLQLEFLCCYLSELSLLDYSCVKFLPSLLAASAVFLARFIIRPKQHPWSQMLEEYTKYKASDLQQCVGIIHDLYLSRRGNVLEAVRNKYKQHKFKCVATMPVSPELPLAFFEDVTIRDKA; encoded by the exons ATGTCGGAGAATACGAGGATGACGAGGGCGGCGACGAAACGAAAAGCCTCCACAGCGTTTGCGACGGCGGACGAAAACCCAGTTGGCAAGAAGAGAGTTGTTCTCGGAGAGCTTACCAATGTCGTTGCACCCAATCAGGAAAGAGAGATCCACAAGCCTAAATCAACTCTCACCCCCGCGAAGAAGCAGACGAAGAATGCTCCGATACCTCCTCCTCCTGGATCCGTCGATCCTCAGATGTGTGGACCTTACGTCGCCGACATCTGTGCGTATCTCCGCGAAATGGAG GGGAGGCTGAAACAAAGACCTCTACATGATTATATTGAGAAGGTTCAGAATGATATAACGCCTAGCATGAGAGGGGTTTTGGTGGACTGGTTAGTGGAGGTTGCTGAGGAATACAAACTTGTCTCCGACACACTCTATCTCACTGTCTCCTATGTCGATAGATTCTTGTCTGCAAAGCCTATTCACAGGCAGAGGCTTCAGCTTGTGGGAGTTTCTGCTATGCTTATTGCCTC TAGGAAATACGAAGAGATAAGTCCTCCTAAAGTGGAAGACTTTGTGTACATCACTGATAATACGTTTACAAGACAAGATGTGGTGTCCATGGAGGCTGATATACTTCTTGCTCTACAGTTTGAGTTAGGATGTCCAACCATTAAAACGTTCCTAAG ACGGTTCACAAGGGTTGCTCAAGAGGATTTCAAT GAGTCACTATTGCAGCTAGAGTTCCTCTGTTGCTATCTCTCAGAACTTAGTCTGTTGGATTATAGCTGCGTGAAGTTCTTGCCGTCTCTTTTGGCTGCTTCTGCTGTCTTTCTTGCCCGGTTCATCATCCGTCCAAAACAACACCCTTGG AGTCAAATGTTAGAAGAGTACACAAAGTACAAAGCGTCTGATCTGCAACAATGTGTGGGTATCATTCATGACTTGTATCTAAGCAGAAGAGGGAACGTTCTTGAAGCTGTTAGAAATAAATACAAGCAACATAAG TTCAAGTGTGTTGCAACCATGCCTGTTTCACCTGAACTGCCTCTTGCTTTCTTTGAGGATGTTACCATCAGAGACAAGGCGTAA
- the LOC106298371 gene encoding cyclin-A3-2-like encodes MTQQEICVRVTRAAAKRKAMATEEERVTKKRVVLGELPNLSNVTNLYQKREVAKPTKSLGAKQRKAAPPPVALAATDDIDARSDDPKMCGPYVSDIYDYLRDMEVKPKNRPLPDYIEKVQKDVTPTMRGVLVDWLVEVAEEYKLLSETLYLTVSYIDRFLSLKTVNKQRLQLVGVSAMLIASKYEEITPPKVDDFCYITDNTFSKQDVVKMEADILLALQFEMGRPTVNSFIRRFTRVAQEDFKVPHLQLEPLSSYLSELSILDYKSVKFVPSMLAASAVFLARFIIRPKQHPWNQMLEEYTKYKASDLQECVGTIHDLYLSRRGGALQAVRDKYKHHKFQCVATLPVSPELPVTFWEDVTI; translated from the exons ATGACGCAGCAAGAGATCTGCGTGAGGGTAACGAGAGCGGCGGCGAAGAGAAAGGCTATGGCCACGGAGGAGGAACGTGTCACCAAGAAGAGAGTGGTTCTTGGCGAGCTTCCGAATCTCTCCAACGTCACGAATCTTTATCAGAAGAGAGAGGTCGCCAAGCCCACCAAGAGTCTTGGAGCGAAGCAAAGAAAGGCGGCTCCTCCTCCTGTGGCTTTGGCTGCCACTGATGACATTGATGCTCGATCTGATGATCCTAAGATGTGTGGACCTTATGTCTCCGACATCTACGACTATCTCCGTGACATGGAG GTGAAGCCAAAGAACAGGCCTCTGCCTGATTACATCGAAAAGGTTCAGAAAGATGTAACACCAACCATGAGAGGTGTTTTGGTCGATTGGTTAGTTGAAGTTGCTGAAGAGTACAAGCTCTTGTCCGAAACGCTCTATCTCACTGTCTCTTACATCGATCGTTTCTTGTCCTTAAAGACTGTCAACAAGCAAAGGCTTCAGCTTGTCGGAGTTTCTGCTATGCTTATTGCCTC GAAGTATGAAGAGATAACTCCTCCCAAAGTAGATGATTTCTGTTACATCACTGACAATACATTCTCGAAACAAGATGTGGTGAAGATGGAGGCAGATATACTTCTTGCCCTTCAGTTTGAAATGGGAAGGCCTACGGTCAACTCTTTTATAAG ACGGTTCACAAGGGTTGCTCAAGAAGATTTCAAA GTGCCACACTTGCAGCTAGAGCCACTCTCTTCCTATTTATCAGAGTTGAGTATATTAGATTACAAATCTGTGAAGTTTGTGCCATCTATGCTGGCTGCTTCTGCTGTCTTTCTTGCTCGGTTCATCATCCGTCCAAAACAACATCCTTGG AATCAAATGTTAGAAGAATACACAAAGTACAAAGCATCTGATCTACAAGAGTGTGTTGGAACCATACATGACTTGTATCTGAGCAGAAGAGGAGGTGCTTTACAAGCTGTAAGAGATAAATACAAGCACCACAAG TTCCAGTGTGTTGCGACCTTGCCTGTATCACCAGAGCTGCCAGTTACCTTTTGGGAGGATGTGACCATTTGA